The Nostoc cf. commune SO-36 genomic sequence CTAAATGAATAATTCCCATTACTGTCAGATGATCTAGCAAAATTTATCGGTGTTATCCCTTAATTATCTAGAAAATATTTAGATAAAAGCTCACAAGCTAAGGGCGAGTAGAAATAACTAACATTTTGAATGCTGGTAGAAATTAGAAACAAACGATTATTTTACAATCACACGGGACGGAGATTTGGCGAGAGAAGTTTCCACTGCATAATTGGGAAATGGGTAAGAGGGGGAATTATATTAAACAAGTTTCTTCTTTATCTCTTCCCAATGCCCCATTCCCAATTCCTCATTTCCAAAGATTAACGATCGCTAGATTCAGGGGTTACTTCCAAATTATCCCTGTCATTTGATGCTGGAACCCTTAACTGAGGTGGTTCAATTACCAGTGTCCCAGAGGAACCGTCTAAAATTAGTTGCTCTGAGCTTCCGTCCACGGTTTTTGGATCTGGAAACACAAATCGTAACAAAGGAGGAGCTAAAAAGGTTGTCAAAATAACCATCATGATAATTGCTGCCCCTAATGGTTTCGAGAGAGCGCCACTGGCAGCGCCAACACCAGCGAACACTAACCCAACCTCGCCTCTAGGAATCATCCCGACACCGATCGCTAAACGGTTAATTCCCGGTAGACCAAACACGCTGAAACCTGTGATCACTTTACCGAGAATGGCTACTATGATCAGGAAAGTTGCCATAATCAGACCTTCCCGATTGTCGGGAATTGCTGGGTTTAAAACTCCCAAATCGGTTTTTGCCCCAACAGTCACAAAGAAAATTGGCACTAACATATCAGCAATAGGACAGACTTGTCTTTGCAGCTCTTTGCGCTTATCTGTCTCTTCTAAAACTAAACCAGCTGCAAAAGCTCCTAAAATTGTCTCTAAGTGGATGACGGCGGCAAGGTATGCCATAGCAAAAGCGAAGATGAATGCTGGTATTACCAGTCCACCGCGTGTTTTGAGTTTATCAGCGATCGCCACAAAGGATTTATTGAAAACATTGCCTAGTAGGATTGCTCCCAAAATAAAACCAGTGGCGCTGATAATCAAATAAATAACTTTGCTGACATCCACCACACCGTCTTTAGCTAGGCTAGCAACTACCGCTAAAACGATGATTCCCAGTACGTCATCAATTACGGCAGCACCCAAAATAATCTGCCCTTCTTTAGAATTGAGTCGCCCCAACTCAGACAGCACCTTGGAAGTAATACCGATACTAGTGGCAGTCAAAGCCGCCCCTGCAAAAATTGCAGGCACAGCCCCAATCCCAAACAAAGTCATCAGTCCCACAGTCCCAGCAGCAAAGGGTACTACTACCCCAACTATTGCGACGACGGTGGCTTGAATACCAACAGCCATTAAATCTTTTAAATTTGATTCTAAGCCGATTTCAAACAGCAGAATGATCACACCCAATTCTGCCAAAACAGAAACAACTTCGGACTGCGCTGCAAACACGGCTGGAGTGGCTTCAGGCGCTAAACCAGCAGTGGTTTGCAGGAAGGACATGATTAAAGAGTTAGAACTGTCTGTACCGCCTTCTGGAAAAACCAAAAGGTGGAAAACAGAGATACCAACTACCACACCACCTAGCAGTTCGCCTAAGACAGGCGGCAAACCCACTAGGTTTGATAACTCTCCACCAACTTTGCTGGCAAGATAAACTACTACTAAGCTCAGTAGCACTGCTGCTACTACCATTGAACTGTCTGCGGCTTCTGTTGCGGTAGCCAACAGAGGAAAAGAGAAGTTGATTGGATCTAACAAATGCATAGGTTCTCTGAAAATCCTTCTCTTTGATTCTGACGCGTTTCTGAAAAACATCCTATGGAGACGCTATTGCATTTCTTGATTATTATCTTGTGCTATTTGTCAACCCAATTAGTGTAGTTTTTTAGTTTCCAAAAATGTAACCATTTCAGCTTTTGACGATCGCAGTGTCAAAGTAAGAACATACAAATCGTATCTAGCGATCGCACTTGAGTTGTGAAAAACTTGTGGTAGCTGTTGACTTTCAACAGCCATCGCAAGATTGCTACATACGTTTATTCAAAA encodes the following:
- a CDS encoding cation:proton antiporter; protein product: MHLLDPINFSFPLLATATEAADSSMVVAAVLLSLVVVYLASKVGGELSNLVGLPPVLGELLGGVVVGISVFHLLVFPEGGTDSSNSLIMSFLQTTAGLAPEATPAVFAAQSEVVSVLAELGVIILLFEIGLESNLKDLMAVGIQATVVAIVGVVVPFAAGTVGLMTLFGIGAVPAIFAGAALTATSIGITSKVLSELGRLNSKEGQIILGAAVIDDVLGIIVLAVVASLAKDGVVDVSKVIYLIISATGFILGAILLGNVFNKSFVAIADKLKTRGGLVIPAFIFAFAMAYLAAVIHLETILGAFAAGLVLEETDKRKELQRQVCPIADMLVPIFFVTVGAKTDLGVLNPAIPDNREGLIMATFLIIVAILGKVITGFSVFGLPGINRLAIGVGMIPRGEVGLVFAGVGAASGALSKPLGAAIIMMVILTTFLAPPLLRFVFPDPKTVDGSSEQLILDGSSGTLVIEPPQLRVPASNDRDNLEVTPESSDR